A part of Drosophila bipectinata strain 14024-0381.07 chromosome 3L, DbipHiC1v2, whole genome shotgun sequence genomic DNA contains:
- the LOC108121516 gene encoding ataxin-2 homolog: MRIHILVLTLLLGLAFAHAVDAEVKSDGSASIGIKAVADNKSSASIPLKSEATKDKRQVSGKETPLYPNHRSSEVSASGNDDPEDGQETIYGSKPNQFIIRPIAPHQHQQHESHQEPQLRNYASANSRPHAAQLLEQSQEVQHYVYLQDIMRHHQPKALVATGQGKGAASAPKKSATPVAEEEQEQEQEAEQRYTVSIQPQAQQGPRPRQYQGVSPYQLPLPLPAPQHQPLKQQQQPIPQQPYQIIPEEQFLKILEEELQARAYHEQLRQQQQHHQQPQVGQQVGPQPKNLPLHSTAATHKVLQQAEPVLGLGGYRERLASEQDLGAPTYSHPRSGGPKYLPLPQAQRAPEDEESQQQQQPHRLQLHKADPHQGLHGLPPQIAYYQPQISYKTLPNHPLAKSSLESEIEKLLEANKPGQALAYVDSSSEQATVLRQPTQPQHPPPPSSHPALRQPKAYLASTPNSLLDANNQPFVPSLFKFSNFQQPTPIYPTPESKRLGPVVYPTQQANLPQPSQYYYQESAPTAAPKSHPIPKQYHRNKHYKLASPGKALLYADFERNQAPSQLPPPPSPANFYPSPPDPIKHAQRAVAVTPTALPLHAEYPSPAPSQSSIYVSQGTGIATPSRVTPTSAPVPKLRTLDEVKQLNLPPPNGKPLTQAEFQALVDAGYPVKAVPVPVPVPFEQYVKDHPEYRNHPPVDYAHLMRLATRQLAAHQQHRSLVAPSEPSVKILSTPSAGELQHHQQQTATGIGGGSVTYLQPIERQSHPHAHTHALQKRRPRDEQDTAIAGSEPKTADSLVEAQPTKTNSH; this comes from the exons ATGAGAATTCACATATTGGTCTTGACACTTTTGCTTG GCCTCGCCTTTGCCCACGCGGTAGATGCGGAGGTTAAGAGCGACGGCAGTGCAAGCATTGGCATCAAGGCAGTGGCAGACAACAAAAGCTCCGCCTCCATACCGCTCAAATCGGAGGCGACCAAAGACAAACGACAGGTAAGTGGTAAGGAGACCCCTCTCTACCCGAACCACCGCAGTTCCGAGGTCTCAGCATCTGGAAACGATGATCCTGAGGATGGACAGGAGACAATCTATGGCTCAAAGCCCAACCAGTTCATTATCCGGCCAATTGCCCCtcatcagcatcaacagcacGAGTCGCATCAGGAACCCCAGCTGAGGAACTATGCTTCAGCCAACTCTCGACCACATGCTGCCCAGCTTTTGGAACAAAGTCAGGAG GTGCAGCATTATGTGTATCTGCAAGACATTATGCGCCATCATCAGCCCAAGGCCCTGGTGGCCACAGGTCAAGGAAAAGGCGCGGCCAGTGCGCCTAAAAAGTCAGCTACGCCAGTGgccgaggaggagcaggaacAAGAGCAGGAGGCGGAGCAGCGCTATACAGTTTCCATTCAGCCGCAAGCACAGCAGGGGCCGCGTCCACGCCAGTACCAGGGTGTGAGTCCCTATCAACTGCCATTGCCTCTTCCTGCGCCGCAGCATCAGCCGTTgaaacaacagcagcagccgaTACCTCAGCAG CCTTATCAAATCATTCCCGAAGAGCAGTTTCTAAAAATCCTGGAAGAAGAACTACAGGCCCGAGCGTACCATGAGCAATTgaggcaacagcaacaacatcaccAGCAGCCACAGGTTGGGCAACAAGTTGGACCCCAACCGAAGAACCTTCCCCTTCATAGCACAGCCGCCACTCACAAGGTATTGCAACAGGCCGAACCCGTTCTAGGATTAGGGGGTTATAGAGAGCGCCTGGCTTCCGAGCAAGATTTGGGAGCACCTACTTACTCCCATCCCCGTAGCGGTGGTCCCAAGTACTTGCCCCTGCCCCAGGCTCAGCGAGCTCCAGAGGACGAAGagtcccagcagcagcagcaaccacaCCGCTTGCAACTTCACAAGGCAGATCCTCATCAGGGACTCCATGGACTGCCGCCCCAGATCGCCTATTACCAGCCGCAAATTAGTTACAAGACATTGCCCAATCATCCGCTGGCCAAGTCGTCCCTAGAAAGTGAAATCGAGAAACTTTTGGAAGCCAATAAACCAGGACAGGCACTGGCCTATGTGGACAGTAGCAGCGAGCAGGCTACCGTGCTCCGCCAGCCGACACAGCCTCAGCACCCACCACCGCCCTCCTCGCATCCAGCTCTGAGGCAGCCCAAGGCCTACTTGGCTAGCACTCCCAATTCCCTGTTGGATGCCAACAATCAGCCTTTTGTTCCgtcactttttaaatttagtaaCTTTCAGCAACCAACCCCTATCTATCCGACGCCGGAATCCAAGCGATTAGGCCCTGTTGTCTACCCGACTCAGCAGGCGAATCTGCCGCAACCGTCTCAGTATTACTACCAGGAGTCTGCTCCTACTGCGGCACCCAAGTCCCATCCCATTCCCAAGCAGTACCACCGGAACAAGCACTACAAGTTGGCTTCTCCTGGTAAGGCCCTGCTCTATGCGGATTTCGAACGCAACCAGGCACCCAGCCAGCTACCGCCGCCACCATCGCCAGCTAACTTCTATCCCAGTCCACCGGATCCCATTAAGCACGCCCAGAGAGCCGTAGCCGTGACACCCACCGCTCTGCCTCTTCATGCTGAGTATCCTTCACCAGCACCATCACAATCAAGCATCTACGTTTCCCAGGGAACCGGCATTGCAACGCCTTCCAGGGTCACGCCCACCTCAGCTCCGGTACCAAAACTGAGAACCCTGGATGAGGTCAAGCAACTGAATTTACCGCCTCCAAATGGAAAGCCACTGACCCAGGCAGAATTTCAGGCTTTGGTGGATGCTGGATATCCGGTAAAAGCTGTTCCCGTGCCTGTTCCAGTTCCATTTGAGCAGTACGTTAAGGATCACCCCGAATACCGCAACCATCCGCCAGTTGACTATGCCCATTTAATGCGACTGGCCACGAGGCAGCTGGCTGCCCATCAACAGCATCGATCTCTGGTGGCCCCCTCAGAGCCTTCGGTGAAAATCCTCTCTACTCCATCGGCAGGAGAACTGCAACACCACCAACAGCAAACAGCAACGGGTATTGGTGGCGGCAGCGTCACCTATCTGCAGCCCATTGAGAGACAGTCCCATCCCCACGCCCACACCCATGCGTTGCAGAAGAGGAGGCCGCGCGATGAGCAAGACACCGCAATAGCGGGTAGCGAGCCCAAGACAGCTGATTCACTCGTGGAAGCGCAACCCACCAAGACAAATTCGCATTAA
- the Ciz1 gene encoding uncharacterized protein Ciz1, with translation MRGRGGFIPRGGGTTRGGYYNNRNSSNYVNTRTQGNYRPNGGRYENNYHNNNNRYSGGGGGGGGNSHYENRSRDKFTHHNSSSSGRYESSSGHKRSYDSSRDRSDDRKRPRQDDYRRTSSSNDRSDRPSSSSQNVGSSSSSNYQHRSSTGGGGGSSSTYRQRDDSTSGSRHQRDGSMGPPKRMLRSVAGTSYISRPRGTMNMRGGMMRSGMRVGGMRVVRTRVNESNDLRTMRRQLLYAQQKDRARLLKIQQLKSSLRRQRQGGNSSDNSSDNEEKDGDAEKSKKKKIKDKDNDGDDDDNDDDDDDDDDDDEDDNKDEKSKKSSPGKKRSSLKSESKDDKSDAEDDEHGDDDHDDEKDDHNESDAKSAKHEATDDEDGDKEKGEDEAGNGDKSEEKPKSSSAAEKSSSSGKKKDKDSGDSKDSKSKKSSSSAKKDRSSRMDDSGDERSKDRRNSRHRDDDHNSSRKRTFIKLICVHCRVKCVTFKEYNYHLNSRTHKNSMRQVALNQRADLQRMRARQRTTQREIEENSKEEHESRYCRLCRLAYRQPKNLHQASEHHKTIKKFLMPYCGSCHLAFKNAMLYENHRCSLDHIRNKARNDESGSDDSVDEREIDLNKFMTVDSVGEIDVDVMDADVDAMVVEAENALKSTDEETRKRGLIGPEYIKSIEAFYCELCNHYSGKVGDISLEDYTKKHCLSHSHVKAFLRQKDENEKKNKSLETEEDDQEGDEKKGEDDEPEVDEEIDAKIDEDEDDEEEYGDGEHPDDTNDENMWEAVDKDLGDLLAEVDQEEEEEEDESVLNIDIESEKNKLKDAKEEANGDGEEEAEKETAPVTKSPEKKPAVSPVTPSKAVKQPVKKATPKQPVKITKPGPASTKRNVVVSVKRTSSATIKAATKSSANSAGDSK, from the exons ATGCGCGGACGAGGCGGCTTTATTCCACGTGGTGGTGGTACCACTCGTGGTGGCTATTATAATAATCGCAACTCCAGCAACTATGTGAACACCCGCACCCAGGGTAACTACCGCCCCAACGGTGGGCGGTACGAGAACAACTaccacaacaataacaaccgCTACAGCGGTGGTGGGGGCGGGGGCGGCGGTAACAGTCACTACGAGAACCGAAGCAGGGATAAGTTTACCCATCATAACTCTAGCAGCAGTGGCCGCTACGAATCCAGCTCGGGCCACAAGCGAAGCTAC gACTCATCTCGTGACCGCAGCGACGACCGCAAACGCCCGCGCCAAGAC GATTACCGTCGCACGTCCTCCTCGAATGATCGCAGCGATCGTCCCTCGTCCTCATCGCAGAACGTTGgatcctcctcctcatcgAATTATCAACATCGCAGCAGCACCGGCGGCGGTGGAGGAAGCTCCAGCACGTACCGCCAGCGCGATGATTCTACCAGCGGCAGCCGCCATCAGAGGGATGGATCGATGGGTCCGCCCAAGCGGATGCTTCGCAGCGTGGCGGGCACAAGTTATATATCCCGACCACGGGGCACCATGAACATGCGCGGCGGAATGATGCGCAGCGGAATGCGGGTGGGAGGCATGCGCGTAGTGCGCACTAGGGTCAACGAGTCAAATGACTTGCGTACCATGCGCCGTCAACTGCTCTATGCTCAGCAGAAAGACCGGGCCCGCCTGCTTAAGATTCAGCAGCTGAAAAG CTCGTTGCGGCGCCAACGCCAGGGAGGGAATAGCAGTGACAATTCCAGTGACAATGAGGAGAAGGATGGCGATGCTGAGAAGAgcaagaaaaagaaaatcaaagaCAAGGACAATGATGGCGACGATGACGAtaacgatgatgatgatgatgatgatgacgatgacgatgaagACGATAATAAGGACGAAAAGAGTAAGAAATCATCGCCGGGTAAAAAGCGTAGCAGCCTCAAGTCAGAATCGAAAGATGATAAAAGCGATGCCGAGGACGATGAGCATGGAGATGACGACCATGATGACGAGAAGGACGACCATAATGAGTCTGATGCCAAGAGCGCCAAGCATGAAGCCACCGATGACGAGGACGGCGACAAGGAAAAGGGCGAGGACGAAGCCGGTAATGGTGATAAGTCCGAAGAGAAGCCCAAATCCTCGAGCGCCGCCGAAAAGTCTTCGAGTTCAGGTAAGAAGAAAGATAAAGACAGCGGTGACTCGAAGGATTCCAAGTCGAAGAAGTCCTCGTCTTCCGCCAAGAAGGACCGTTCTTCGCGCATGGACGATTCAGGCGACGAGCGGAGCAAGGACCGTCGCAACTCACGTCATCGCGATGATGACCACAACTCAAGCCGCAAACGCACTTTTATCAAGCTAATTTGCGTTCACTGTCGCGTCAAGTGTGTTACTTTTAag GAGTACAACTACCACTTAAACTCCCGTACCCATAAGAACTCCATGCGCCAAGTAGCTCTAAACCAGCGCGCTGATCTGCAACGTATGCGTGCTCGCCAGCGCACCACCCAGCGCGAAATTGAGGAGAACAGCAAAGAGGAACATGAGTCGCGCTATTGCCGCCTCTGCCGTTTGGCTTACCGCCAGCCCAAAAATCTTCACCAGGCATCTGAGCATCACAAGACCATCAAAAAGTTTTTGATGCCTTACTGCGGCTCATGTCATTTGGCCTTTAAGAACGCCATGCTCTATGAAAACCATCGTTGTTCTCTGGATCACATCCGG AACAAGGCCCGAAATGACGAGTCCGGATCGGATGACAGTGTGGATGAGCGGGAGATCGATTTGAATAAGTTTATGACCGTAGACTCAGTAGGTGAAATAGATGTGGACGTAATGGACGCCGATGTGGACGCCATGGTGGTCGAGGCAGAGAACGCTTTAAAGAGCACTGACGAGGAGACTCGCAAGCGCGGCCTTATTGGCCCGGAATACATCAAATCCATTGAAGCATTCTATTGCGAATTGTGCAATCACTATTCTGGCAAAGTTGGTGACATTTCTCTAGAGGATTACACCAAAAAGCACTGTTTGTCGCATTCCCATGTAAAGGCCTTCCTGCGTCAAAAGGATGAAAACgagaagaaaaacaaatcgTTGGAAACCGAAGAGGACGATCAGGAGGGCGATGAGAAAAAGGGCGAAGATGACGAGCCAGAGGTCGATGAAGAGATTGATGCCAAAATCGATGAAGATGAGGACGACGAAGAGGAGTATGGTGATGGAGAGCACCCAGATGACACTAACGATGAAAATATGTGGGAAGCAGTCGACAAGGACCTAGGGGACCTTTTGGCTGAAGTCGATCAGGAAGAAGAGGAGGAAGAGGACGAGTCTGTGCTCAACATTGACATTGAAAG tgagAAAAACAAGTTGAAAGACGCTAAAGAGGAAGCCAATGGCGATGGCGAAGAGGAAGCAGAAAAAGAAACCGCACCGGTTACCAAGTCACCAGAAAAGAAACCCGCTGTTTCCCCCGTCACCCCAAGCAAGGCAGTTAAACAGCCGGTAAAGAAAGCCACGCCCAAGCAGCCTGTCAAAATAACCAAACCTGGTCCGGCTTCCACGAAACGCAATGTCGTGGTCAGTGTGAAGCGTACTTCAAGCGCGACCATCAAAGCAGCCACCAAGTCCTCTGCCAATTCGGCTGGTGACTCCAAATAA
- the eco gene encoding N-acetyltransferase eco — translation METPTGSGHPHRPTRTATPRLSERKRQLFSSLVSKLRKIPDEENGDTDTLGVSPLKPHAAVNRDRRSLFVPNESEGSSGNSSSPETNKENKRLTRGVLKEGEDGGVVVAGTEEHLPLLFTTTMRLNSFSSSSHNSSPKTPKNHKQQADSSMSSPSEVESSPNVVLRRSSRRKTRAFKKQLYSEDGVIVIKDSSIQPSKQANTLESALKPIKKSANKEAGKVKSIAVETQTSNSSTRFAKSSRESSVCVIETAQGIPEIIKSRSNSPKLFLEIPKLDTENDLRAQKTQKRIAMTPTSSDSDSRSPQSKLPKLNLESSIPTMSFYSQRKSGPSDTMHSVSTPKSSKRYEIVKPKARTSPTSRHRLNINKGVHHKIRKKPLLNRMAHTDLNHILKSLNNERLRNLITTKQEERAKVEEVHQILRNARDPIKMAKPLSVISADDANNNNNVWQQIEDDFSDLSDEETKQTSIELEAMEPIIPLIRHEAPKTSPASETVDLSKRKFFKSGRRSSTCMEVKITDNIRASVSQGKIALIQAPRRKPRGVRVKSATIFSAEQATVDAILKNLDDSVVGDIVESEPMDTETAPKVIEYIEPLVEADFNPFSAFRDRLPFQTDDPQIIEQQKILLEFLISNNICNEENFRIFIEDPDNHKEEANKIIDELYMVVNSEEAALAGMLAEPTDLPQVETLDSPIDTEEPHEEAESHGFQSTQKEPSRNEAGIQPKLFPIFTQRLQPVIKPSTRRRPETYTKLLMAAAGGTNQYQIDAGQKAFGARQCQQCGLVYTVHEPEEEQLHRDYHNSIHVLRFKGWIDEDIVAVYPDWSSDARIIRINENAPLARLDRLKELIGVVDKELGYSSYIVPKVFVAFLAVRKQQIVGFCLVQPLSQAHRFIHVDGTDYFSEETYEAKCGVSRIWVSPLHRRCGIASKLLRAVQCHTVLGQEILMEHIAFSTPTDDGRALARKVTGLDNFLTYDQ, via the exons ATGGAAACGCCGACGGGTAGTGGGCACCCACATCGCCCCACCCGCACGGCAACGCCGCGCCTCTCGGAACGCAAGCGCCAACTATTTAGCAGTCTTGTCTCCAAACTGCGAAAGATCCCTGACGAGGAGAATGGAGACACGGATACACTTGGCGTTTCACCTTTAAAGCCTCACGCGGCTGTTAACAGGGACAGGCGGAGCCTTTTTGTGCCCAACGAGTCGGAAGGAAGCTCTGGGAACTCCAGCAGCCCAGAAACCAACAAGGAGAACAAAAGATTGACTCGTGGCGTCTTAAAAGAAGGAGAAGATGGAGGTGTAGTCGTGGCTGGAACCGAGGAGCACCTGCCGCTCTTATTTACTACGACAATGCGTCTGAACAGCTTCAGTAGCAGTAGTCACAACAGCAGTCCAAAGACACCAAAGAATCACAAGCAGCAAGCGGATTCCTCCATGTCGTCGCCCTCAGAAGTCGAATCCTCACCAAATGTTGTACTAAGAAGGTCGAGTAGACGAAAGACGCGTGCCTTCAAAAAACAACTGTATTCTGAGGACGGGGTGATTGTGATCAAGGATTCCTCGATCCAACCTTCAAAGCAGGCTAATACCTTGGAATCAGCTTTGAAACCAATTAAGAAAAGTGCCAATAAGGAGGCAGGAAAGGTGAAAAGTATTGCCGTGGAAACCCAAACATCAAATTCTTCAACTCGGTTTGCTAAGAGCAGCCGTGAATCTTCCGTATGTGTTATTGAAACAGCTCAAGGTATCCCAGAGATCATCAAAAGTCGCAGTAATAGTCCAAAATTATTTCTCGAGATACCAAAACTGGATACGGAGAATGATTTGAGGGCGCAAAAAACTCAAAAGCGCATTGCTATGACTCCAACCTCTAGTGATTCTGACTCAAGATCCCCACAGAGCAAGCTGCCAAAGTTAAACCTCGAGAGCAGCATTCCTACAATGTCGTTCTATTCTCAGAGAAAATCCGGTCCTTCAGATACCATGCACTCTGTCAGCACTCCCAAAAGTTCAAAGCGTTATGAAATAGTGAAACCGAAGGCTCGGACGTCGCCAACTTCCCGACATCGTTTGAATATTAACAAGGGAGTACATCACAAGATACGAAAAAAACCATTGCTTAACCGAATGGCCCACACCGATCTGAATCACATCCTCAAATCGCTTAACAACGAGAGGCTTAGAAACCTGATAACGACTAAGCAAGAAGAGCGTGCAAAAGTAGAGGAAGTGCATCAAATCCTTCGAAATGCTCGCGATCCTATTAAGATGGCAAAACCGCTCAGTGTGATATCGGCTGACGATgctaataacaataataacgTATGGCAGCAGATCGAGGACGATTTCTCGGACCTCAGCGATGAGGAGACAAAGCAGACGAGCATAGAACTCGAGGCTATGGAGCCGATCATTCCGCTGATTCGCCACGAAGCCCCCAAAACCTCACCTGCTTCGGAGACCGTGGACTTAAGCAAGCGAAAGTTCTTCAAATCGGGACGCCGGAGTAGCACCTGCATGGAGGTCAAGATCACGGACAATATTCGAGCCAGCGTGAGTCAGGGAAAGATAGCATTGATCCAGGCTCCACGCCGAAAGCCGAGAGGAGTGCGAGTGAAATCAGCAACTATATTCTCCGCAGAACAAGCCACCGTAGATGCGATCCTTAAGAATCTAGATGACTCGGTGGTCGGTGATATTGTCGAATCTGAGCCCATGGATACGGAGACTGCCCCAAAAGTCATTGAGTATATTGAACCCTTGGTTGAAGCCGATTTTAATCCATTTTCTGCCTTTCGTGACCGATTGCCCTTTCAAACTGATGACCCTCAGATAATCGAACAGCAGAAAATCTTATTGGAGTTCCTCATTAGTAACAACATCTGCAATGAGGAAAACTTTAGGATTTTTATTGAAGATCCTGATAATCATAAAGAGGAGGCCAACAAAATAATAGATGAACTGTACATGGTGGTGAATAGCGAGGAAGCAGCACTCGCGGGTATGTTGGCCGAGCCAACGGATTTGCCTCAAGTGGAAACGTTGGATTCACCAATAGATACGGAAGAACCTCACGAAGAAGCAGAATCACATGGTTTTCAATCCACACAAAAAGAACCTTCCAGAAATGAAGCTGGGATCCAGCCTAAgctttttccaatttttacGCAGCGATTGCAGCCGGTTATAAAACCATCAACTCGTCGTAGGCCGGAAACTTACACAAAACTACTTATGGCGGCAGCTGGTGGAACCAATCAGTACCAGATCGACGCTGGTCAGAAAGCTTTTGGGGCAAGGCAATGCCAACAGTGCGGCTTAGTTTACACTGTTCACGAgccggaggaggagcagctgcACCGCGACTATCATAACTCGATTCATGTGTTGAGATTTAAGGGCTGGATAGATGAGGATATTGTAGCCGTTTACCCTGATTGGTCTAGTGACGCTCGGATTATACGCATAAACGAAAATGCACCGTTAGCTCGGCTGGATAGGCTCAAGGAACTCATCGGTGTGGTAGACAAGGAGCTAGGATACTCGTCTTATATTGTGCCGAAGGTTTTCGTGGCCTTCCTGGCTGTACGTAAGCAGCAAATTGTGGGATTCTGCCTGGTGCAGCCCCTATCCCAGGCCCACCGCTTCATCCACGTCGATGGGACGGATTACTTTAGCGAGGAGACCTATGAGGCTAA ATGCGGTGTATCCCGAATATGGGTTTCTCCTTTGCACCGACGTTGCGGGATTGCCAGTAAACTACTCCGAGCCGTTCAGTGTCACACAGTGCTTGGCCAAGAAATTTTGATGGAGCACATAGCTTTTAGTACACCAACGGATGATGGACGAGCTTTAGCACGGAAGGTTACCGGTTTGGATAACTTCCTTACCTACGATCAGTGA
- the wrm1 gene encoding uncharacterized protein wrm1, protein MSTIEEERKAYEKNPYFTGHIYGNFSPFYVTIAICTVILGSIIILNIILGCCSKHRKYWQDRHTGNRWLVSIWSATPHKQPPLDFTELKEASYFQRFHPTTHQQVFPDDVVIGVDDLEPVHQHQRPPRPEGRTLHQQRQREEYVELQKRESDI, encoded by the exons ATGTCAACAATCGAAGAGGAGCGTAAGGCGTACGAAAAGAATCCCTACTTCACCGGGCATATTTATGGCAACTTCTCACCTTTTTATGTGACCATTGCCATTTGCACAGTTATTCTAGGCTCTATTATCATATTGAACATTATCCTTGGCTGCTGCTCCAAGCATCGAAAGTACTGGCAGGACAGGCATACGGGAAACCGTTGGTTAGTTTCCATTTGGTCCGCCACACCACACAAGCAGCCACCTCTAGATTTCACCGAGCTTAAAGAAGCTTCATACTTTCAACGTTTTCAT CCCACCACGCACCAGCAGGTGTTCCCTGACGACGTCGTCATTGGCGTTGACGACTTGGAGCCCGTTCATCAGCATCAGCGTCCACCACGCCCCGAGGGCCGCACCCTACACCAGCAGCGCCAACGCGAAGAATACGTTGAGTTGCAAAAGCGCGAAAGCGATATTTAA
- the wrm2 gene encoding uncharacterized protein wrm2: MALYFLYPAVAALALFIVGVIIIMLRYGPRLCGLRHHALPDNDDLREKTYEHEISYA; encoded by the coding sequence ATGGCTCTCTACTTCCTTTACCCAGCCGTGGCCGCCTTGGCTCTTTTTATAGTTGGAGTGATCATCATCATGCTGCGTTATGGTCCGCGTTTGTGTGGTTTACGCCACCATGCCCTGCCGGACAATGACGACCTACGCGAGAAGACATATGAGCACGAGATAAGCTATGCCTAA